The region ACAGGCGAATTTGGGACGGCGGTGACGGATGACGCGGAAGTGCGCGCGCACGTATTCAAGCTGTTCGGAAACGTCTTCGCCCAACGGTTTGAGTGTGCCACCGCATTCCGGGCAGTCTTCCTCGAGGGGCCGATGCACACGCTCTTCGCGTTCGAGGTGATCGGGCAGCGGTTTGCGACAGGCGCTCTCGCGGCGTTGATGCGCCTTCTTCGAATCAGCCTGGGCGGCCGCACCTTCATCGGCCTGCAGGTCCTCAAGTCGCAGTTCGAGCTGCTCGATCTGACGCTCCACCTTCTCAGACTTGCGACCGAACTGCATGCGGCGCAGCTTCGCAATCGTCAGCTTCAGATGCTCGATCTCGATTACGCGGGAGCTGAGTTGGTCCTGCAACTCGACGACCCGCTGCGCGTTTGCATGAGCTGACGCCGCATGCGCGCGCACCAGCGCCTTGAGCGCATCAATGTCGTCGGGCAGGTCGGTATCGGTCAGATCCATTGCGACAGTTTACGACCATCTGCTACATGCGGATCATCGGGTAACAGACGTTTACAAAGCACTGCGCGGGCGTGCTGCCTCGACCGGTTGTCGCCAGTCAAACCCTTCGAGCAGGAGCGATAGTTGAGCGGTGCTCAACGCCACGACGCCGGTGTCGGCGCGGGGCCATGCAAAACGCCCTTTCTCAAGACGCTTCGCAAATAAACATAGGCCGCCATCGCTCCAGTACAACGCCTTCAGCAGATCACCACGGCGGCCCCTGAAGATAAAAACATGGCCGCCGTATGGATCCTTCTCAAGCACCATCTGTACCTTCGCCGCAAGGGAATTGAAGCCGGAGCGCATGTCAGTGACGCCGGCAGCGATCCAGATCCGTGTGTTTGCAGGCGGCCCGATCATCGCAGAATCCGCTCGAGGACCAGGCGCAATATCGTCGCGTCGGGCACGCCTTCTATCCGGACCGACGTATTGCCATGCTGAAGCTGAATGCTGCCGTTTGCAGCCTGCGGAGGTGCCGGCGCGTTCGTCGCCTCCAGCGCATGGGCCGCCGGACGATCGGACCGTCCATCGACAACGACGGGCAACATGATCTCCGCCTGCGCATCTTCGACCAGCAGACCCTGGGCGTACAGTTTGCGCCAGGCCCACACCTGATTGGCGTTGATGCTGTTGTCGCGGGCGACCCTGGCGACTGACGCGCCGGTTTCAAGCGTCTGCTCTACGACCGATCGCTTCCATTCCAATGGATGCCGTCGGTTCTGGCGCTTGGCAGGTAACTCGACTGTCTGAGGCACTGTGTCCATTCTCGGGCTGTTTGTGGACAGAGTCGGTCACTCGTGTCCGTCGCAGCCGATGATTGCATCTTCTACGCAAAGCGGGGAACGGTACAAATCAGATGCTTACCCCTAATGCGTACAACCCGGAACTGTATCTAAAAGCGCTTATGCGCTGCAGTGCATAAACAAGGACCTTGTTCATGCTCCGTAAGCTGTCGTAAATGCGGTTCATACGGTGTAGTTCCCGCACGGCACTTATGTAGTCTGTCCCAATGGCGGGCTTTTGTTCGGCGCAGTTCTGCTTCGGGAGGATTCGCGCGTTCATTCAAACGTCTGCCAACAGAAACGGAGACGTCTCCAATATCCAATGGATTCAACCACCGGGGCTTGCTTGCGGAATGCCATCAAGCAGCAGTGAATCAGGAAGGCGTCCCTGCCCAAAACCCGTCCGGGTGGCAGGGATTCCCAATGCCGCATAGGCCCGCCGGTTTCCGGGCGGAGTTATCTTGCCTGGCGCACACATCAATGCAACATTTTGCCAGAAAATGTACTACAAATACACATGCGCGAAGACCAGAAAGGACGGTTATGTATGAGGATCATTACCAGAGAATTGATTTCCTGCATGGGGTGTTGCTCGCCCGTGGCCAGGGTGGTCAGCTGACCTCGGCATTCACCGTGGTCAACGAGGTCGAGGCGAGTCTGAAGGCGGACGGGCTGCTTGGACCGCTCGAGTGCCTGCGTGTGAATGCCGCGAGAGGCGCGCTGCATCGGCGCTCGCTGCGCGCGGCCCTGGTCTCGGCGCGTGGCGCGCTTGACGCGGCGCAATACCCACCGTCGAAATACGATGCCGAACTGGCCGCCGCCCGCGCGAAGGCCAGCTACTGCTGACAGCCTTTCCGGAAAGCAACCTGGAATTTCACCTCATGACCCGCTTGCCCAATTCGTAAGCCAGCAGATCGCTGCACGATCAGGAAAGGAACATCACCCATCTGGCCTGCGGTCGTCCACAATTTCTGCAGGCAATCAATGTCTGGCCGAAACCGGCAGCGTCAGACCTCCTACGGCCCGCTAGCGGCGCTGCAGGTCTGATCATCAGGTCCAAGCGGACCCGATAACGGTAAACATCAATTTAACCGACAACAAAACCACGTTAGTCTGTAATCGGCTGCGGCGCTCTCAGGCGCAGTGGCCGCCCCCGGCTTCTGCTGGTCCTTTCGACCGACTGAAGCCGCTCAGCCAGAGCCTCCTCCGCCCTGGCTTAATGAGATGGTCAGCCTGACCGAAACGGCCCGATCGGCTTACGCTGATCGGGCCGTTTCCTTTTCCGGGAGGCCATCATGGCAAACGCGACGTTGATCGGTATCGATCTGGGCAAACACTGCTTCTTCGTTCACGCGCAAGACGCTCATGGGCACGAGTTGTGGCGCAGGAAGGCATCGCGCAGCCAGTTGTACACCCAGATTGCCAATTGCCCCGCCTGCACAGTCGCCATGGAATCGTGCGCCGGTGCGCACTGGCTGGCGCGCAAATTCCGGGCGTGCGGACACGAGGTGCGCCTGATCGCGCCGCAGTTCGTCAAACCGTTCGTCAAGGATAACAAGACTGACTTCGCCGACGCCGAGGCGATCTGCGAGGCAGCCTCGCGTCCGTCGATGCGCTTTGTCGCCGTCAAGACGCCTGAGCAGCAGATCCTGCTGGCCCTGCATCGGATGCGCGAAGCACTGGTGCGCGAGCGCACGGCGACGAGTAATCAGATTCATGCCTTTTTGCTGGAGTTCGGCGTCAGCCTGCCGATCGGATCGGTTGCCATCACGCGCCTGCCCGTGCTGCTCGATGATCCGGCTCACGCGCTGCCGCCGCCAATGGTGAGCCTGCTGCTGCGTCTGCATCGGCGCCACGGCCAACTCAGCAACGAAATCGCTGAACTCGAAACCGAACTCAGACGTCAGTTGGCTGAGAACGAAGCCGGCCAGCGGTTGCTTACCATTCCGGGAATCGGCCCGATGACCGCGAGCAGTCTGCTTGCGATGGCCGGTGACGTGCATGGATTCAGGTGCGGCCGTGACTTCGCCGCGTCGCTGGGCCTGGTGCCACGACAGCACTCGACCGGGGGCCGGGCGACGCTGCTGGGCATTTCCAAACGCGGTGACAGGCACTTGCGATCGTTGCTGGTGCAGGGCGCACGCGCTGTGTTGCGCTGCGTCCACAGGCGTGCCGATGCGCTCGGCGTATGGGTGCAGGCTCTGCTGCGACGCCGTCACACCAATGTCGTCGCCTGCGCGCTGGCCAACAAAATGGCCAGAATCGTGTGGGCGATCCTGGCCAGAGGCGGCGAGTATCGCGCAAATCCGCGTCCCGCCTGATCAACACTTCCTGCCTGCTTTTGCGACCATCAACCTGTGATGAAGATAAACGGCACACGGCCCGGCTGAACACCTGACACAAAATCCAGTCCCGCAGACTGATGGCTTTTTAAGGACAGTCGGGCGCGGCTTCTCATCGAGGGCCGGGCGCTTCATCCGCGCCCATTTCGAGCCCGGATACATTTGCGCAAGCCCTTCTATCTTAGGTCACACATTGAGGTTGCAAAACTAAGGCTGACCATCCATTTTTTATGCGCGTGCAGATCTAGCTGTCACCGCGTGGCGGGGATGCCGGTGCGGTGTGCAGGGAGGCCGCGACAACCCATGGCTGGGCGCTCAACCGCCGGGTGATGTCGGTCAGTGCCGTGGGTGACACTGACTCGAACGTGACCGTCATTTCGAAGAAGTCTTGCTTCCTGCTGCAATGAACCCGGATGCGTTTCGCGTGCGCGGCGTGCTGACCCAGAGCCTGCCAGACCGGAATGATCCTTAGCTGGCCTGCCGCAGCCCGCACCGTGAGGCTCGACGGGGCGGCCCCGATTGGGTCCTGGTCTTGAGAGGTCATTTCAGTGGTTGTCAGCTCAACAGGCGCCCGTCGCCGAGCCTGTGGAAAATGCAGGTCGACATGGCTACCGAGACGAACGGGCAGGAGACGACTAGCGGTGTCAATGCCGGCGCCGCGTCACCTCCCATCTGTGGCGATGGTCCATCCGCCTGAGCAGGCGTTCCCGTACATGCTCGCGCCGATAGTGCCCCACGACCAGCGTGGCGGCGATTGCGAGCGCGAACGACCCAACGATCACGCCGATCCAGGATTCGATCATGGCAAACTCCCTGCCGACTTCGACTGTCTGTTACAGCTTCAGTGTAGGTGCTGATTATCCAGCATCGTATCAATTACCCGCTTTTCTTCAGCGCATCCGCAATCCGATCCAGTTGTACGAGTAACGCCGCAGTCCGCGCCGCGATGGACTCGGAAAGCGCCGGTGTAGCGAGCAACGCATCGATCCGCTTTCGCCAGTAATCGGGTTGCGCTACTGCTTTTTTTCCGATCCTTAATATCACCGTTCTGGATTAACCGCTCGAGTTCAAGCACCATTTTCCGGATATGAAAAAACTCTTCCTGTTCGTGATCATCCGCCATGGTCCTTCACCTCCAGCCCTTTTTGGTGTTTTGCGTTCGGCGTATTTTACAGAAACATTACATTGACTCGACATGAAGGACGTCTGGATCGGCCTGAACTGTCGATATTGTGGCGGAAAAAGGGATATCGCTGTCCCGCCGTCAACAATACCGACCGTCCTTGCTGATTGATTATCTTAATTACCCGGCGCAGTTCATGCCGCTTTATTGCCAATGAGAATCAATAACCGGCCCGCGCAATGCGGCGGGCGACGCGCTATACGAGATATCTGATTCACAGAATTTTAATTTCTTATTATGCGGTAATGGGAATCCTGGAACAGCTTCACTGATTGATGCAGCGGAAAGAGACCTGGGACCGGACGGCAGGCTGATGGATCTGAACAGTTACGCGTCGGCCCAGACATCTCCAGTAGTTCCTCCCGCACCGATGACGGGATGCTGGCGGACTTCCCGCGACACGCCGCTTTGCCACGCCTGCCCTCCTGCGGATAATACGAAGCAGATTTCTTTACCCGGTGGGCCATGAGACGGGACGACGTTCGGATGCAGACGCTCGGCGAAGAGGTGGCGAACACGCTCATTCACGCTGCCGGACTGATACTCGTCGTCGTCATGGGGTTCGTCGTCTGGCCGCTGCCACGTACCGCTTCGAACCGGGTGCCAATGCCGGCCGCCGCGGCCTATCTGTCGACGATGGTACTGCTGTACGCAACATCGGCCGTGTACCACGGGCTGCCGCCCGGTCGGGCCAAGCGACTCTGCATGAAGCTTGACTACTGCACGATCTACCTGTTTATCGCCGGTAGCTACACCCCTTTTGCGCTCGGTGTCCTGTCCGGACACGAAGGCACGGCACTGCTGCTCGTCATCTGGACCCTGGCGGTAGCTGGCATCGCATTACAGGCGTTCGGCAAGCTCGCGCATCCGCTTCTGTCGACGGGGTTCTATCTCGCGATGGGATGGGCGGTGCTCGCCGTCGCATGGCCGCTCTTCGCATTGCTGCCCACAGCGGGTCTGGCCTGGTTGCTGGCAGGCGCTGCCTGTTACACCGGCGGGGTCGCTTTTTTCCTGATGGATAGCCGGCTGAAGTTCGCCCATTCGATCTGGCATCTGTTCGTGCTGGCGGGTTCGGCCTGCCATTTCGTCGCAATCGTTTGGTACGCCTAGAGCCGGTCGGGGTAGTGGGCGCCGGCTGGCGACCACTATGGGCATCGCTCGAAACCGTTCATTCATATGCGATGCGGTTATTGGACGTTTGCAACGGATGTTGCGCGCACCGCAGATGTCTGACTATTGCTGGTCGCCCGGAAGCTCGTCATCCGGCCTTGCATCATCTGCTTGCGACGTGTCAGTTGCGACAGCTACAACCGCAAGCGCGGATACCGCGGTCAACAGTGCGATGGCATCGACCGGTTTTTGCAGGAACAGATTGTGTAAATCAGGGGGGCCGGCAGGCGGCAGGCTCAAGGAAGAAGCCAGAATGATCGGCACGCTGGCCAGCACCGGATCCTTCCGGAAAATCCGGGATAGCTCGGGGCCGTCGATACCAGGCATGTCCCAGTCGGTCAGCAGCAGATCCGGCCGGCCCATGCGCGCCAGGGCCCAAGCCGAGCCACCGTCAGGTGCCCAGACGACCTCGAACCCGTTCATGCGAAGGACGGTGGTCCATGCCGCCGCCGTCAGCCTGTCATCGTCGACGAGGAGGATCAGAGGCCGTTGCTCCTGTTGGTCCACTTTTCCCGCCCCTGGTTTGCCTTGAACAGGAAGGAGCAGCAAAAATCACGCCGCGCTATGCGAAGCCATCGTGCCGCCTGACTGTCCTGCACCGGAGCGTTGACGCGCAGCGGCCGGCGCACCTCGAATCTGGATGCCGCCCACGCCGCTTCCCCGCGAGAACGCACAGCGCGCGTAAGATGTATCTACACGCAGGTGAAAGGTAGCTGTTGCCGGAAAATCAACCGGTCACGGCGACTGCCGCGCACAAACATTTGCCCTGGACGGGGTTGAGCAATTTTGTCCGGGACAATGACGGCGTCGCCGCAGACAGCGTCTGGCCGCGACAGCTGGCCACTAATGAAGTGCCGAAGACTGGCGTCGGGGGTTGCATCATGATGCACGTTTTCCTGGCTAACAATCGCCATGAGCTGATAGAAAGATGCCGGGCTAAGGTCGCGCAACGGCCCGCGCGGGCGGCAACTGCGCAGCAACTCCAGAATGGGGTGCCGCTGTTCCTGGACCAGCTCATCAGGACGCTGCGGATGGAGCAGACATCGGAGCCGATGGACAGCCGCCGGATTTCGGGACCCTCGGGCGGTGGAGCGTCGTTATCGGAAATTGGCGAGTCAGCCGCACAGCACGGGCGGGAACTGTTGGCGCTCGGGTTCTCGGTAGATCAGGTCGTGCACGACTACGGCGACCTGTGCCAGGCCGTTACCGATCTGGCTTACGAGCGCGATGCGCCATTCCAGATCGACGAGTTCCGCACCCTCAACCGCTGTCTGGACAATGCGATAGCCGATGCGGTCACCGAATTCAGCTACCAGCGCGATTTTGCAGTGGCGGGCAGGCAGGCCATTGAGCTGCATGAACGGCTGGGATTCTTCGCCCACGAACTGCGTAACCTGCTTCAGACTGCCACGCTCGCGTTTACCGCCGCCAAAACCGGAAACTTAAGTCTGTCCGGCGCCACGGGGGCGGTGCTGGAGCGCAGCCTGGACGGGCTGCGCGATCTGATCGCGCATTCACTGGATGAGGTCCGGACGTCAGCAGGAATTTCCGTGCAATCCAGGATGTTTTCCGTTGGTGAATTCATTGCGGAAGTCAAACGTGCCGCCGACCTTGCGGCCCAGGTTCGCGGATGCATATTGAAGGTGTCCGCGGTGGACCCGCGACTCGCCGTCAGTGGAGACCATGACCAGCTTTACTCGGCGGTCGGAAACCTGCTGCAGAACGCCTTCAAGTTCACCCCCCCTCACAGCGAGGTGACGCTGGACACGTATGCCGTGTCGGATCGCATCCTGATCGATGTGAGAGACCAGTGCGGCGGTCTGCCGCCCGGAGATGCAGAACGGATGTTCCTGCCGTTTACCCAGAATGGCGAGGACAGAACCGGACTGGGACTGGGACTGTCCATCACGCGGCGTAGTGTCGAGGCCAATAACGGGATGCTGAGCGTGCGCGATGTGCCAGGCACCGGCTGCGTCTTCACGATCAGCCTGCCCCGGTATGCGACGACGGAAAGCTAGGCGCGAGCGCTGCCACGCCACTCTGTGAGAGTCATGCGATCACGGCAAATGGGCGGCTGCGATTGCGATCTGGATGCGAAACGACGCTGCGAAAAGCGGGGCAACGCGCATTAGAAAGCAAACGGTCCGCGCAGTTTTACCGAAGGGAAAACGGCGGCCTCGGGTGTTGCCGACCGTCGATATGGGCTTTTGCGTATTCAACGGCAAACATGCATGCCGCGCTTTCGGACGCGAAGTAACCAAGAATGCCGAATGTTTCGCGTTTGCCGTTCCGGTGCGTGACTATCGCGGTTGCGGCGTAGCCTGGCATGGAAATTGGAGCGAGAGGCATGATGGTCGATGTCTTGTATTCCACGGGATCAGCGTGCATGACATGTCGCTCCTTGTCGTCGCTCGGCGGCCCGACTGTGATGTCTCAATTATTCCATCCTACGACAATTGTGTGACGATCAAAAGGTCATCGCCTAACTGGCGGCAAGAGCGGTCGACGCGGCCGAGGTCAACCCACCCAAAGCCGCAGTCGAGGGAAGAAGTCACCCACCAGAACCATCGGGTAACGAACAGCCCGTCACGTCCACACTCACCGACGCGCAGCCTGTGAGGCCTGAGATTTGCTGCTCACTGCGTTTGCGGGCACGTCCTTTCACTACAGCCCGTAAGGGGTAAGGTCATGTTAGTCAGAGATGTGATGAAAGAGCCAGTTTGCGTTCAGGCTGGGGAAACCCT is a window of Paraburkholderia phytofirmans OLGA172 DNA encoding:
- a CDS encoding response regulator translates to MLLLPVQGKPGAGKVDQQEQRPLILLVDDDRLTAAAWTTVLRMNGFEVVWAPDGGSAWALARMGRPDLLLTDWDMPGIDGPELSRIFRKDPVLASVPIILASSLSLPPAGPPDLHNLFLQKPVDAIALLTAVSALAVVAVATDTSQADDARPDDELPGDQQ
- a CDS encoding sensor histidine kinase — translated: MMHVFLANNRHELIERCRAKVAQRPARAATAQQLQNGVPLFLDQLIRTLRMEQTSEPMDSRRISGPSGGGASLSEIGESAAQHGRELLALGFSVDQVVHDYGDLCQAVTDLAYERDAPFQIDEFRTLNRCLDNAIADAVTEFSYQRDFAVAGRQAIELHERLGFFAHELRNLLQTATLAFTAAKTGNLSLSGATGAVLERSLDGLRDLIAHSLDEVRTSAGISVQSRMFSVGEFIAEVKRAADLAAQVRGCILKVSAVDPRLAVSGDHDQLYSAVGNLLQNAFKFTPPHSEVTLDTYAVSDRILIDVRDQCGGLPPGDAERMFLPFTQNGEDRTGLGLGLSITRRSVEANNGMLSVRDVPGTGCVFTISLPRYATTES
- the trhA gene encoding PAQR family membrane homeostasis protein TrhA; translation: MQTLGEEVANTLIHAAGLILVVVMGFVVWPLPRTASNRVPMPAAAAYLSTMVLLYATSAVYHGLPPGRAKRLCMKLDYCTIYLFIAGSYTPFALGVLSGHEGTALLLVIWTLAVAGIALQAFGKLAHPLLSTGFYLAMGWAVLAVAWPLFALLPTAGLAWLLAGAACYTGGVAFFLMDSRLKFAHSIWHLFVLAGSACHFVAIVWYA
- the tnpB gene encoding IS66 family insertion sequence element accessory protein TnpB (TnpB, as the term is used for proteins encoded by IS66 family insertion elements, is considered an accessory protein, since TnpC, encoded by a neighboring gene, is a DDE family transposase.); the encoded protein is MIGPPANTRIWIAAGVTDMRSGFNSLAAKVQMVLEKDPYGGHVFIFRGRRGDLLKALYWSDGGLCLFAKRLEKGRFAWPRADTGVVALSTAQLSLLLEGFDWRQPVEAARPRSAL
- a CDS encoding IS110 family transposase; this translates as MANATLIGIDLGKHCFFVHAQDAHGHELWRRKASRSQLYTQIANCPACTVAMESCAGAHWLARKFRACGHEVRLIAPQFVKPFVKDNKTDFADAEAICEAASRPSMRFVAVKTPEQQILLALHRMREALVRERTATSNQIHAFLLEFGVSLPIGSVAITRLPVLLDDPAHALPPPMVSLLLRLHRRHGQLSNEIAELETELRRQLAENEAGQRLLTIPGIGPMTASSLLAMAGDVHGFRCGRDFAASLGLVPRQHSTGGRATLLGISKRGDRHLRSLLVQGARAVLRCVHRRADALGVWVQALLRRRHTNVVACALANKMARIVWAILARGGEYRANPRPA
- the tnpA gene encoding IS66-like element accessory protein TnpA; the protein is MDTVPQTVELPAKRQNRRHPLEWKRSVVEQTLETGASVARVARDNSINANQVWAWRKLYAQGLLVEDAQAEIMLPVVVDGRSDRPAAHALEATNAPAPPQAANGSIQLQHGNTSVRIEGVPDATILRLVLERILR